A single region of the Lotus japonicus ecotype B-129 chromosome 4, LjGifu_v1.2 genome encodes:
- the LOC130713910 gene encoding transmembrane 9 superfamily member 10-like, with translation MARGVLVREPWIFLCICILLTAHHATCFYLPGVAPEDFQKGDPLRVKVNKLTSTKTQLPYSYYSLPYCQPNRIVDGAENLGEVLRGDRIENSPFVFKMREPQMCNVVCRITLTAKTAKEFKEKINDEYRVMMILDNLPLVVPIRRPDQESSMMYLHGFLVGLKGQYSGNKDQKYFIHNHLTFVVKYHRDPVTEVSRIVGFEVHPFSVKHEYEGEWDEKTRLTTCDPHAKKLVTSSESPQEVEDEKEIIFTYDVEFEASDVKWAYRWDTYLLTPDDQIHWFSIVNSLMIVLFLSGMVAMIMLRTLYRDISQYNQLETQEEAQEETGWKLVHGDVFRPPSNSDLFCVYVGTGVQFFGMILVTMIFAAFGFLSPANRGGMMTAMLLLWVFMGLFAGYASARLYKMFKGTEWKRISLKTAFMFPSTAFAVFFMLNALIWGQRSSGAVPFGTMFALVFLWFGISVPLVFVGGLLGFKKPTIEDPVKTNKIARQIPEQAWYMNSVCSILIGGILPFGAVFIELFFILTSIWLHQFYYLFGFLFIVFIILIITCAEISVVLCYFQLCSEDYLWWWRSYLTSGSSALYLFLYAGYYFFTKLEITKPVSGVLYFGYMLLLSYAFFVLTGTIGFYACFWFTRLIYSSVKVD, from the exons ATGGCGAGAGGGGTTCTCGTTCGTGAACCATGGATCTTTTTGTGTATATGTATTCTTCTTACTGCCCatcatgctacttgtttttaccTCCCTGGTGTTGCACCTGAGGATTTCCAGAAG GGGGATCCATTGAGAGTGAAGGTGAACAAATTGACTTCCACAAAAACACAGCTTCCCTACTCATACTATTCACTGCCTTATTGTCAGCCAAATCGCATTGTCGACGGTGCAGAAAATCTAGGGGAAGTTCTCCGGGGTGACCGCATTGAGAACTCTCCTTTTGTG TTTAAAATGAGAGAACCTCAGATGTGCAATGTTGTTTGCCGTATAACTCTTACTGCAAAAACAGCCAAAGAGTTCAAGGAAAAGATCAATGATGAGTATAGAGTGATGAT GATTTTAGACAATCTTCCTTTGGTTGTTCCTATAAGAAGGCCGGATCAAGAATCTTCCATGATGTATCTGCATGGATTCCTTGTTGGTCTTAAAGGACAGTATTCTGGA AACAAAGACCAAAAGTATTTCATTCACAATCACTTGACATTTGTGGTCAAGTATCATAGAGACCCAGTGACAGAGGTGTCAAGGATTGTCGGATTCGAGGTTCATCCATTCAG TGTAAAGCATGAATATGAAGGTGAATGGGATGAGAAGACCCGTTTAACTACTTGTGATCCCCATGCAAAAAAACTAGTCACCAGCTCTGAATCTCCTCAAGAGGTTGAAGACGAGAAGGAAATCATTTTTACCTATGATGTAGAGTTTGAG GCCAGTGATGTGAAGTGGGCATATCGCTGGGACACCTATCTTCTAACCCCTGATGACCAGATTCACTGGTTTTCAATTGTCAATTCTTTGATGATTGTACTTTTCCTTTCTGGCATGGTGGCTATGATAATGTTGAGGACACTTTACCGCGATATCTCCCAGTACAATCAACTAGAGACACAAGAAGAAGCACAGGAAGAGACAGGGTGGAAGCTTGTCCATGGTGATGTTTTTAGGCCTCCATCAAACTCAGACTTGTTCTGCGTATATGTCGGAACAGGTGTTCAGTTTTTCGGAATGATTCTAGTCACCATGATCTTTGCTGCATTCGGATTCCTGTCACCGGCAAATAGAGGCGGAATGATGACAGCAATGCTCTTGCTCTGGGTTTTCATGGGACTATTTGCTGGATATGCTTCAGCAAGGCTTTATAAGATGTTTAAGGGAACAGAATGGAAGAGAATCAGTCTCAAAACAGCTTTTATGTTTCCTTCCACAGCCTTTGCAGTGTTCTTTATGCTCAATGCTCTTATTTGGGGTCAAAGATCTTCTGGGGCTGTGCCATTTGGAACCATGTTTGCTCTTGTTTTCTTGTGGTTTGGCATCTCAGTTCCACTGGTTTTTGTTGGTGGACTTCTCGGGTTCAAAAAACCAACAATTGAGGATCCTGTGAAGACAAACAAGATAGCTAGGCAGATCCCAGAGCAGGCTTGGTACATGAACTCAGTCTGCTCTATTCTGATAGGAGGCATTCTCCCATTTGGTGCAGTTTTTATTGAGCTTTTCTTCATTCTCACATCAATCTGGTTGCATCAATTCTATTATTTATTCGGTTTTCTGTTCATCGTGTTCatcatcctcattatcacttgTGCTGAGATCAGCGTTGTTCTCTGCTACTTCCAGCTGTGCAGTGAAGACTACCTTTGGTGGTGGAGGTCATATCTGACTTCAGGTTCCTCTGCACTTTACCTTTTCCTCTATGCTGGTTATTACTTCTTTACAAAACTTGAGATCACAAAGCCAGTGTCTGGGGTCCTGTATTTTGGATACATGCTGCTTCTTTCTTATGCTTTCTTTGTGTTGACTGGTACAATTGGTTTCTATGCATGCTTCTGGTTCACAAGGCTGATATATTCCTCAGTGAAAGTTGACTGA